One genomic segment of Brevibacillus laterosporus LMG 15441 includes these proteins:
- a CDS encoding LolA family protein, whose amino-acid sequence MKKKMIAVVLVGATLVATGAYAQEAVYDKYVKTNVYDATGKVIGQTRAGSESLPEVKNSKLTMDQVYEELLKKMEMVPLYKEITVKREQQGKVVTSTAKEWYSPLDRGYRIEEKDHTGVVTYSVFNGTSSLSYRDGTKSASEITAAPDQKVVNNDVFYLRELKNNHKLQFLGEETINNRATYHIMAIPTQKDDLQVELWMDKDTGVAMKSITTVFGLQGITEVTKLDFYPAFTKELFTLTLPSDVKVYKDMQFAPQK is encoded by the coding sequence AAGAAAATGATCGCAGTGGTTTTAGTAGGAGCAACACTTGTAGCAACAGGAGCGTATGCACAAGAAGCTGTATATGATAAATATGTGAAGACCAATGTTTACGATGCAACGGGTAAAGTGATTGGGCAGACGAGAGCAGGTAGTGAATCCCTACCAGAGGTGAAAAATAGTAAACTCACAATGGATCAGGTATATGAAGAGTTATTAAAAAAAATGGAAATGGTTCCGCTATATAAAGAAATAACTGTGAAACGTGAGCAGCAAGGAAAGGTCGTTACTTCCACAGCGAAGGAATGGTATAGTCCCCTAGACAGAGGATATCGGATTGAGGAGAAAGATCATACAGGGGTTGTCACTTATAGTGTATTCAATGGTACATCCTCACTTAGCTATCGTGATGGGACGAAATCTGCTAGTGAAATTACGGCTGCACCTGATCAAAAAGTGGTAAATAACGATGTTTTTTATCTTCGTGAATTAAAAAATAACCACAAACTACAATTTCTAGGCGAAGAAACCATTAACAATCGTGCAACCTATCATATCATGGCAATCCCTACTCAGAAGGATGATCTTCAAGTAGAGTTGTGGATGGACAAAGATACAGGTGTTGCTATGAAGTCAATCACAACTGTTTTTGGCTTACAAGGGATCACTGAAGTAACCAAATTAGATTTTTATCCTGCGTTTACAAAGGAATTATTTACCCTTACTTTACCGTCTGATGTAAAGGTGTATAAGGATATGCAATTTGCCCCGCAAAAATAA